The proteins below come from a single Procambarus clarkii isolate CNS0578487 chromosome 26, FALCON_Pclarkii_2.0, whole genome shotgun sequence genomic window:
- the LOC123757018 gene encoding cell division cycle and apoptosis regulator protein 1, which produces MAVSLGWMWSLAVVVGWCLRSTHTLNWGPAVCNIANVDRQWLEKLCGESLKEVSASVGVLQEHLDRVMSFVDLIERREDTGLTTSTGADSLVSDLSNGMKPQDAPVMLGQNAVAKDETTKVEGEEKEEKEAEKVEGKEAEKVGWKEAEKVEEKEAVKEEEKVEVMKAEEVEEKKTDKRVKEDQEEEKGGMKEDQDKAKEGENGGVKERENEEEKGGVKKEEQDKEERLRHDGRKKHVDTDPKKGECVVQVTNNHETIGMFYMMSYNHGHCSNRHPITAPIRYCLGYCQSRSFIEREDGSWSQGNHCRSCKPLNVETVRIPLACDDGFTFEKAFENVVDCKCRRCEAFHN; this is translated from the exons ATGGCGGTGTCTTTGGGGTGGATGTGGTCCCTGGCGGTGGTGGTAGGCTGGTGTCTGCGGTCAACCCACACTCTCAACTGGGGGCCCGCCGTATGCAACATTGCTAATGTTGACAGACAGTGGCTGGAGAAGCTGTGTGGCGAG TCTCTGAAGGAGGTCAGCGCCAGTGTGGGGGTCCTGCAGGAACACCTGGACAGAGTGATGTCCTTCGTCGATCTCATCGAGAGACGGGAAGACACCGGGCTGACCACCTCCACCGGAGCAG ATTCGCTGGTGAGTGATCTGTCGAACGGGATGAAGCCACAAGATGCTCCGGTGATGCTTGGACAGAATGCCGTTGCGAAAGATGAAACTACTAAAGTAGAGGGAGAAGAGAAGGAAGAAAAGGAAGCAGAAAAAGTAGAAGGGAAGGAAGCAGAAAAAGTAGGTTGGAAGGAAGCAGAAAAAGTAGAAGAGAAGGAAGCCGTGAAGGAAGAAGAGAAAGTAGAAGTAATGAAGGCAGAGGAAGTAGaagagaagaaaacagataaacgaGTGAAAGAAGATCAAGAGGAAGAGAAAggaggaatgaaggaagaccaagATAAAGCAAAGGAAGGGGAAAATGGAGGagtaaaagagagagaaaatgaagaaGAGAAGGGAGGAGTGAAAAAAGAAGAGCAAGATAAAGAAGAGAGACTCAGACATGATGGTAGAAAGAAACACGTTGACACGGATCCTAAAAAAG GGGAGTGCGTGGTCCAGGTGACCAACAACCACGAGACTATCGGCATGTTCTACATGATGTCTTACAACCACGGCCACTGTTCCAACCGCCACCCAATCACCGCCCCCATCCGCTACTGCCTCGGCTACTGTCAGTCCCGGTCCTTCATAG AGCGTGAAGACGGGAGCTGGAGTCAAGGAAATCACTGTCGCAGCTGCAAGCCACTGAACGTCGAGACAGTTCGAATCCCTCTGGCCTGCGATGACGGCTTCACATTCGAAAAAGCATTCGAGAACGTCGTTGACTGCAAATGTCGGAGATGTGAAGCATTTCATAATTAA
- the LOC123756759 gene encoding uncharacterized protein isoform X2 has protein sequence MAEGMVVVGAGGEPVAHRTRGALEEIPRPASITLRHTQLGNLDNWSATINLPSSFLSPTPSPDELIIRGRGRRSLPLEWSPIPIESPIKRSEKTPIKRSPGKGMIVLRSSPRKRLQLNDTPPKDLMEHRRMMQMSPIVKKCRSLTVSPMQSPPEVAIKGLSKNQLVEVLNRVLTKHPELKDEISNILPQPDLKQMEEKLNFQKKCIFKALPISRLASRTDSPAYNKAAPHLANFKKIIEEQCNQLMEAEQWVSVVDYTLLAWSYVRATPIWDSNQHNNCRRSSFKILARHCLQGLKEVHWSPEQLESLLKKLEQCASDHEEMLHCIEHVRTVQSNL, from the exons ATGGCCGAGGGCATGGTAGTGGTAGGGGCCGGAGGGGAACCTGTGGCCCACCGGACCCGGGGTGCCCTGGAGGAGATCCCCAGACCTGCCTCCATCACCCTCCGCCACACCCAGCTAG GCAACTTGGACAACTGGTCAGCAACAATCAATCTGCCGTCTTCGTTTCTTTCTCCGACGCCCTCGCCAGATGAACTTATCATTCGAGGGCGTGGGAGAAGATCACTTCCCTTGGAATGGTCTCCAATTCCAATAGAGAGTCCTATTAAGAGATCAGAAAAAACTCCAATCAAGAGGTCTCCTGGGAAGGGTATGATTGTTCTACGGTCATCCCCAAGGAAAAGGCTGCAGTTAAATGATACTCCACCAAAAGACTTGATGGAACACCGACGG ATGATGCAGATGTCTCCTATTGTGAAGAAATGCCGTAGCTTGACTGTATCTCCCATGCAATCCCCACCAGAAGTGGCCATTAAGGGACTGTCAAAGAATCAGTTGGTTGAGGTTCTCAATCGCGTTTTGACAAAACATCCAGAGCTTAAAG ATGAAATATCAAACATCTTGCCACAGCCTGACTTAAAGCAGATGGAGGAGAAGCTCAACTTTCAGAAGAAGTGCATATTCAAGGCTCTCCCGATTTCACGTCTTGCATCCAGGACAGACTCGCCGGCCTACAACAAAGCTGCACCTCATCTCGCCAACTTCAAG AAAATTATTGAGGAACAGTGCAACCAGCTAATGGAAGCTGAGcagtgggtgagtgttgtggaCTACACCCTCCTGGCATGGTCTTATGTACGGGCCACTCCAATTTGGGactccaaccaacacaacaattgCCGCCGATCGAGTTTCAAAATTCTTGCTCGACACTGCCTCCAGGGACTTAAAGAAGTGCACTGGAGTCCAGAACAGCTGGAAAGTCTTTTGAAGAA ATTAGAGCAGTGTGCTTCAGACCACGAGGAAATGTTACACTGCATAGAGCACGTGCGAACTGTCCAGAGCAATCTCTGA
- the LOC123756759 gene encoding uncharacterized protein isoform X1 — protein MAEGMVVVGAGGEPVAHRTRGALEEIPRPASITLRHTQLGNLDNWSATINLPSSFLSPTPSPDELIIRGRGRRSLPLEWSPIPIESPIKRSEKTPIKRSPGKGMIVLRSSPRKRLQLNDTPPKDLMEHRRKMMQMSPIVKKCRSLTVSPMQSPPEVAIKGLSKNQLVEVLNRVLTKHPELKDEISNILPQPDLKQMEEKLNFQKKCIFKALPISRLASRTDSPAYNKAAPHLANFKKIIEEQCNQLMEAEQWVSVVDYTLLAWSYVRATPIWDSNQHNNCRRSSFKILARHCLQGLKEVHWSPEQLESLLKKLEQCASDHEEMLHCIEHVRTVQSNL, from the exons ATGGCCGAGGGCATGGTAGTGGTAGGGGCCGGAGGGGAACCTGTGGCCCACCGGACCCGGGGTGCCCTGGAGGAGATCCCCAGACCTGCCTCCATCACCCTCCGCCACACCCAGCTAG GCAACTTGGACAACTGGTCAGCAACAATCAATCTGCCGTCTTCGTTTCTTTCTCCGACGCCCTCGCCAGATGAACTTATCATTCGAGGGCGTGGGAGAAGATCACTTCCCTTGGAATGGTCTCCAATTCCAATAGAGAGTCCTATTAAGAGATCAGAAAAAACTCCAATCAAGAGGTCTCCTGGGAAGGGTATGATTGTTCTACGGTCATCCCCAAGGAAAAGGCTGCAGTTAAATGATACTCCACCAAAAGACTTGATGGAACACCGACGG AAGATGATGCAGATGTCTCCTATTGTGAAGAAATGCCGTAGCTTGACTGTATCTCCCATGCAATCCCCACCAGAAGTGGCCATTAAGGGACTGTCAAAGAATCAGTTGGTTGAGGTTCTCAATCGCGTTTTGACAAAACATCCAGAGCTTAAAG ATGAAATATCAAACATCTTGCCACAGCCTGACTTAAAGCAGATGGAGGAGAAGCTCAACTTTCAGAAGAAGTGCATATTCAAGGCTCTCCCGATTTCACGTCTTGCATCCAGGACAGACTCGCCGGCCTACAACAAAGCTGCACCTCATCTCGCCAACTTCAAG AAAATTATTGAGGAACAGTGCAACCAGCTAATGGAAGCTGAGcagtgggtgagtgttgtggaCTACACCCTCCTGGCATGGTCTTATGTACGGGCCACTCCAATTTGGGactccaaccaacacaacaattgCCGCCGATCGAGTTTCAAAATTCTTGCTCGACACTGCCTCCAGGGACTTAAAGAAGTGCACTGGAGTCCAGAACAGCTGGAAAGTCTTTTGAAGAA ATTAGAGCAGTGTGCTTCAGACCACGAGGAAATGTTACACTGCATAGAGCACGTGCGAACTGTCCAGAGCAATCTCTGA